A region of Massilia sp. WG5 DNA encodes the following proteins:
- a CDS encoding GTPase, whose amino-acid sequence MTTTLVTGASAGAREQAIHDALMLPGLQQDGAKSAVILEGLASGTSPLDNLPEHILFARIAPGCLCCDGNLVLRVTLNRMLRQRPERLFIGVARSEHLDQLRSWLQAEPYDQLLWLTPNLISSSGN is encoded by the coding sequence GTGACCACGACCCTGGTCACGGGCGCCTCGGCGGGCGCACGCGAGCAGGCCATCCACGACGCATTGATGTTGCCGGGATTGCAGCAGGATGGTGCAAAATCCGCTGTGATCCTGGAAGGCCTCGCGTCTGGTACTTCCCCTCTCGATAATCTCCCTGAACACATCCTGTTCGCGCGCATTGCCCCCGGTTGCCTGTGCTGCGACGGCAACCTGGTTTTGCGTGTAACATTGAATCGCATGCTGCGCCAACGACCCGAGCGCCTCTTCATCGGCGTCGCCCGCAGTGAGCACCTTGATCAGTTGCGATCGTGGCTGCAGGCCGAGCCATACGATCAGCTGCTTTGGCTGACCCCCAACCTGATCTCGTCGTCTGGTAACTGA